The stretch of DNA ACCTGAAATAATGAGAAAGGGATTCACAAAATCAAAGACAGCTCATTTCATCTCACACAAAAACTTATAGGGCAGTACATGACGTCAACACTCTTTGTTCCCCGTAGATACCTCAATCCGGAAAAAAAGTCGAAGAAAGGAAACACGTTTTTTTTAACGAGGGCCTCCTGTGACTTGTTATAAAAAATGTAGAGAAGGTAGGAGAGGAGcaagaatagaaaagaaatggaTATTTATCCCTTCTTCACCGCCGCCATCTGCCCCAGTTCCCccacacaggaagcccatgaTGTCAAAATCGGCCGGCTGGGATGCCTGTGGAGGATGCTAGGTTTATCGTAACTACTCCTTTCCATCGATTTTTTAATTCACCCCAAGCCATACCTCAACCCACATCAACCACACCTCCAGTAACTTACATTTCTTGCACATCTTTCTGCACCAGTAGTTCCTGATCTTTGGGACTCCGCAGTAACTGGTGATCTCGTGGCAATTAGATGCCTTGTTTGTGCAGTCTGTAATGAACACATACACAGCGTTAGAGCAGGGGCGATATGGAGGGGATAGGGTAGATATCCACCGCCCGTTTGATTAAAGTCACGTCTAACAATAAAGTCCTAAACTTGGCTGATCCAACCAAGATTCTGAACCCGCTCCTAATGTACTTACTTGCGTTAGGAGGTAGGtaggtggggaggggggagaggggaaggGGCATTTGTAGGTACCTCCGGTAGAAGGTTAATAGGTCGGTAGGGAAGGGgaaagggagggggagggggcatttGTAGGTACCTCCGGTAGAAGGTTAATAGGTCGGTAGGGaaggggagagggagggggagggggcatttGTAGGTACCTCCTGTAGAAGGTTAATAGGTCggtagggaaggggagggggagggggcatttGTAGGTACCTCCGGTAGAAAGTTAATAGGTCggtagggaaggggagggggcattTGTAGGTACCTCCGGTAGAAGGTTAATAGGTCGGTAGGGaaggggagagggagggggagggggcatttGTAGGTACCTCCGGTAGAAGGTTAATAAGTCGGTAGGGaaggggagagggagggggcaTTTGTAGGTACCTCCGGTAGAAGGTTAATAGGTCGGTAGGGaaggggagagggagggggagggggagggggcatttGTAGGTACCTCCGGTAGAAGGTTAATAGGTCGGTAGGGaaggggagagggagggggagggggcatttGTAGGTACCTCCGGTAGAAAGTTAATAGGTCGGCGGGGAAGCGGAGAGGGGCATTTGTACTTACCTCCGGTGGGAGGCGCATTGGtcggtgggggagggggagggggtgggttaACTCCGCCGCCACCAGAAGAGCTGCCATCAATACCCACTCctacaacaaaaataatcaTGAAAGAACCAATGCGTCACATAAGGTACCTAAGTTTTAATAGAAATCAAGTAAATATCGTcgtaaaaaacattttatttaaaaaaatagaacagtgttTTATGGTCCTTTGTCAGCCGCCTCTTTGTTATCCAAACAAAGTATAAAGTATAAGGAAGCATTGATTACCTGTGACTTGCTTTATCCAGTCGGTGTAGCTGGCGACACGTGCGAATACGGTATAATAAGTAGTCGGACAGTGAAGTTTGCCGTAACTCACGGCTCCGTGGAGATACCACCTGAAGAAATGCGTTCACACATTTGGTATTATTCTCATTATTGCCCATTATTGAGGCCACGGAAGATATCAATCAGGCAATCATATCCGTTTCCTCTGTAAGATGGAGCTTTTTCAGAGCCTCTTAGCACTTTCCACCCTCCGACTAAAGGCCCCTGGAAATCGGCGCCCGGGTATGGAAGGGTATGGAAGGTGTCGTTTCCAGGATCAGATTtttactatatatatatatatatttcccTTAAAGCTCATATTCAATTCTGATTTCGGCACAGAAgtgttttctttaattttctgACAAGAaaattctaaacatttcttatGGAGGATGATCTAGTACCCCACTTGTGAATGCCGATATTtatcaaatgtaaacaataacaaaaaatggcTGATGGACATTCCTTAACGAAATGTTACCTGCCGTTATCTTCGCAAACCAGGGGACCCCCACTGTCACCGTTGCACCCCCCTGACGCTCCAGATCTTGCCTCCCCCGCGCAGAGATGTGCGGTTGACGAGACACCATAGTATTTATTCTTGCAATCGTTGTGTGAAGCGATGGGAAGCATGGCCTGCTGGAGAATTCGGGGACTGTTTCCTGTCCCAATAGTCGACCCCCAACCTGGATTCATAGCAACAGAAAGATTCAGAGAAATAATAATAGGGTTGATTCAAGCATCAACTCTTTGTCAATGTGTTTCCAGTGAGCAACTCTGCATTAATAAAACCACGTTGCTTTGTTCCAGTTACCATGTGGGTTCTCTCAGCTGCCTTTGTGTTGCACTTACCCAATTTACCCAATTGCTTTCATATCAATACGTATTTAGGGACTGACCATATTAgtaaagtgatggggggtgaggtgtACGAAggggaaatttttttttaatatttttttacctcttggtggatgaaaatatttttttttctttgctaaactaaaaaaaaattgtaccTGTACTATGAGTTTATAAAACCGGTCTAGCATTAGCGCACAAAAATATACATGGCCagattatatttaaaaaaaaaaataattatttcattataaagttttgaaaaataaaaacacaattttaATATACTGCTATTCATTGCATATACTGGGCTCGAAACTGTGCATAATACACTAATTGTGCCTTATAATACTAGGGAGTCATAATAGCCTTCCTGTAGGCGTTGGATGCGTTGTGAGAGGCATTGGGGGAGGGTGGCGAGGACAAGGCCAAAAAAACGTCCtcccaaccctccccccccccgccccttttatttttttgccactcaaatccaagatggcggccacaaGCT from Nematostella vectensis chromosome 8, jaNemVect1.1, whole genome shotgun sequence encodes:
- the LOC5506156 gene encoding chymotrypsin B, producing MMKIVVVLLVACLGPSFVDAACGRKPPGARVINGQNAQPHSWPWQISLRPYGRYHSCGGTLISDRWVVTASHCVHKNPRPSYTVVVGAHERNGKTAVQESIPVSHVIEHPEYDDRKIKNDIALLELSRPVKFDREGKVGTACLTNQQPTPGKRCYITGWGSTIGTGNSPRILQQAMLPIASHNDCKNKYYGVSSTAHLCAGEARSGASGGCNGDSGGPLVCEDNGRWYLHGAVSYGKLHCPTTYYTVFARVASYTDWIKQVTGVGIDGSSSGGGGVNPPPPPPPPTNAPPTGDCTNKASNCHEITSYCGVPKIRNYWCRKMCKKC